One window from the genome of Nicotiana sylvestris chromosome 9, ASM39365v2, whole genome shotgun sequence encodes:
- the LOC104219024 gene encoding dormancy-associated protein 1-like isoform X2: MVLDGWDEVMAGPHPTTRTRKGLSINTSGGEGGEGSSKYYQRSLSVSGSPTTPGTPVTPTTPSPTAAAAKKENVWRSVFNPGSNIATKRIGAEVFDKPSHPNSPTVYDWLYSGETRSKHQ, encoded by the exons atggtGCTAGATGGTTGGGATGAAGTAATGGCTGGGCCCCACCCTACTACGAGAACCCGTAAGGGTCTCTCTATCAACACTTCGG GTGGGGAAGGAGGAGAAGGATCAAGCAAGTACTACCAAAGGTCATTGTCGGTGTCGGGGAGCCCAACGACGCCGGGAACTCCGGTGACACCGACTACTCCGTCGCCAACGGCGGCGGCGGCGAAGAAAGAGAATGTGTGGAGGAGTGTATTCAACCCTGGAAGTAATATTGCTACCAAGAGAATTGGTGCTGAAGTCTTTGACAAACCCTCTCACCCCAATTCTCCCACTGTTTATGACTG GCTTTACAGTGGGGAGACTAGATCCAAGCATCAGTGA
- the LOC104219024 gene encoding dormancy-associated protein 1-like isoform X1, whose product MVLIEKLWDDVMAGPQPDKGLGKLRKYISVQTTGGEGGEGSSKYYQRSLSVSGSPTTPGTPVTPTTPSPTAAAAKKENVWRSVFNPGSNIATKRIGAEVFDKPSHPNSPTVYDWLYSGETRSKHQ is encoded by the exons ATGGTGTTAATTGAAAAGCTGTGGGATGATGTTATGGCCGGACCTCAGCCAGATAAAGGCCTCGGCAAACTCCGAAAATACATATCTGTCCAAACTACTG GTGGGGAAGGAGGAGAAGGATCAAGCAAGTACTACCAAAGGTCATTGTCGGTGTCGGGGAGCCCAACGACGCCGGGAACTCCGGTGACACCGACTACTCCGTCGCCAACGGCGGCGGCGGCGAAGAAAGAGAATGTGTGGAGGAGTGTATTCAACCCTGGAAGTAATATTGCTACCAAGAGAATTGGTGCTGAAGTCTTTGACAAACCCTCTCACCCCAATTCTCCCACTGTTTATGACTG GCTTTACAGTGGGGAGACTAGATCCAAGCATCAGTGA
- the LOC104219027 gene encoding protein FRIGIDA-ESSENTIAL 1-like: MPSPVAAVDPKADVELDEDDEEYEEIEVEEEIEVEEEEEEEEEEEEEEEEEEEEEEEEEEEEEEEEEEEEEEVEEEIEEEEEIEVEEEVEEDEEEEGKGEEEKNEEKDQASVPLNVDDQKEEEVEEEEIEVEEEIEVEEEEEIEVEEEEDEEEEIEVEEEEEVEEEEEEEAEEEEKGEGSIPLNVDHKKDGSQVLEPLGLEQHLRSGISTQQEPVANLPPQIPLIEGSNDGCRISNSDEARERKGGERTHIESDVQASGFEDGETNRKRIQPFGQAVDAEILTDVSGKVAIGVQFTEGGDQEAVDDLKQTSPRLEVLKTRERSSSPAADSRGGSKRLAMRCEFFSRGWCIKGNSCRFLHIKDHVTSYDKDVILDEAMIKGKLANGKGLEENGKRSVLDGSSDSVPSAVQSGENIQLRSDEESHMLMDGPSSIPEVRRESLGCKPYLAGYSTSSSPLLKDGSVHKNSLHGGKRSSVLLSDSYQNTVVSSYASGLNNVNYKRSRSVHDNHGLQVLNDSADRLSHRCSSSRNIDALDDQKLLDSSQEYSSSKSTSLQQKSSAFPSSEAELSRVELSRDTRQSSDYKTKVSSDNWEPSVPFRPSSFLSQIIGCPESLYDPLRDSIEQSNVGDGPSKFSSSGKGGPVFTKCTQENDDPVSPGTLGPEQSSNKHPISGHVYHRDILPDNLSEKELSNNEADTADTAVAHQEHVNTSSKADKLNLSTELLHTRLRKKTKSEFERLGHGNEIDIDWKTDRSVNKESRILKHFHAALVEFIKELLKPTWSEGLMSKDAYKIIVKKTADKVVNSLHPHQVPGTAESIRQYLSVSQPKLAKLIEAYVDKYGKS; encoded by the exons ATGCCATCCCCGGTTGCGGCGGTTGATCCTAAAGCCGATGTGGAATTGGATGAGGACGACGAAGAATACGAGGAAATTGAGGTCGAAGAAGAAATAGAAgtagaagaggaagaggaagaggaagaggaagaggaagaggaagaggaagaggaggaagaagaagaagaagaagaagaagaagaagaagaagaagaagaagaagaagaagaagaagaggtagaagaagaaatagaggaagaagaagaaatagaagtAGAAGAAGAggtagaagaggatgaggaagaagaaggaaaaggtgaagaagaaaaaaatgaagaaaaagatcaAGCATCAGTTCCACTCAATGTGGATGATCAGAAAG AAGAAGAAGTCGAGGAAGAAGAAatagaggtagaagaagaaatagaggtagaagaggaagaagaaatagaggtagaagaagaagaagatgaggaagaagaaatagaggtagaagaagaagaagaggtagaagaggaggaagaagaagaagcagaagaagaagaaaaaggtgaAGGATCAATTCCACTAAATGTAGATCATAAAAAAG ATGGTAGCCAAGTGCTGGAGCCTTTGGGGCTTGAACAGCACTTAAGATCAGGCATTTCTACACAACAAGAACCTGTAGCAAATTTACCACCACAGATCCCTTTGATCGAAGGTAGTAATGATGGTTGCAGAATTTCTAATTCAGATGAAGCAAGAGAGAGGAAGGGCG GAGAAAGAACCCACATAGAGTCTGATGTCCAAGCTTCTGGATTTGAGGATGGTGAAACAAATAGAAAGAGAATCCAGCCTTTTGGTCAAGCAGTGGATGCCGAAATATTGACTGATGTTTCTGGCAAGGTGGCTATTGGTGTTCAATTTACTGAAGGAGGTGATCAAGAAGCTGTGGACGATTTAAAGCAAACATCACCAAG GTTGGAAGTTCTCAAGACAAGGGAAAGAAGTTCGTCCCCTGCTGCTGATTCTAGGGGTGGAAGCAAAAGATTAGCAATGAGATGTGAGTTTTTTTCCAGGGGTTGGTGCATCAAAGGGAACTCTTGTAGATTTCTTCACATAAAGGATCATGTAACGAGCTATGATAAGGATGTCATTCTAGATGAGGCTATGATAAAAGGCAAACTTGCAAATGGCAAAG GTTtggaagagaatggcaagagatCGGTGCTGGATGGTTCTTCTGATTCAGTACCATCAGCAGTTCAATCTGGAGAAAATATACAATTGAGAAGTGACGAGGAATCACATATGCTTATGGATGGTCCTTCGTCCATCCCAGAGGTTAGAAGAGAGTCTCTTGGATGTAAACCATACTTGGCTGGTTATAGCACCTCTTCTTCTCCATTACTCAAAGATGGTTCTGTACATAAAAATAGCCTCCATGGTGGAAAGCGTAGCTCAGTCTTGTTATCTGATAGTTACCAAAATACTGTAGTTTCCTCTTATGCCTCAGGTTTGAACAATGTGAATTATAAGAGGAGCCGGTCTGTGCACGACAATCATGGTTTGCAAGTCTTGAATGACTCTGCAGATAGGTTGTCTCATCGTTGTTCGTCTTCGCGGAACATAGATGCCCTTGATGATCAGAAGCTTTTGGATAGTAGCCAAGAATATTCTTCTTCTAAATCCACCTCTTTGCAGCAGAAGTCTTCGGCTTTTCCTAGTTCTGAAGCTGAACTTTCTCGGGTTGAATTATCACGGGACACACGACAATCATCTGATTATAAAACTAAGGTGTCTTCTGACAATTGGGAGCCATCTGTTCCTTTTCGACCATCATCCTTTCTTAGTCAAATCATTGGATGTCCTGAAAGTCTATATGATCCTCTTCGTGATAGTATTGAGCAAAGTAATGTAGGAGATGGTCCCTCAAAGTTCTCTTCCTCTGGAAAAGGAGGGCCTGTATTCACCAAATGTACGCAGGAAAATGATGATCCAGTTTCACCAGGAACCTTGGGTCCAGAACAGAGCTCCAATAAACATCCAATTTCTGGTCATGTCTACCATAGGGATATATTGCCTGACAACTTGTCTGAGAAAGAATTGTCTAATAATGAAGCAGATACAGCAGATACGGCAGTTGCTCATCAGGAACACGTAAATACCTCTTCAAAAGCAGATAAACTAAATTTATCTACTGAACTACTACACACCAGGCTCCGGAAAAAGAcaaaatcagaatttgagaggCTCGGACATGGAAATGAAATTGATATTGACTGGAAAACAGATAGATCTGTGAACAAAGAGTCAAGAATTTTGAAGCATTTTCATGCTGCTCTTGTGGAATTTATTAAAGAACTACTAAAGCCAACTTGGAGTGAGGGTCTCATGAGTAAGGATGCTTACAAGATAATAGTCAAGAAGACAGCTGATAAAGTTGTCAACTCTTTGCATCCCCATCAGGTTCCTGGTACGGCTGAATCAATCAGACAGTATCTTTCTGTATCTCAGCCAAAACTTGCTAAGCTCATTGAG GCGTACGTGGATAAATATggaaaatcttga